A window of Thermodesulfovibrionales bacterium genomic DNA:
ACTGATCGACATCGTTTACAACAGGGGTTTTACAACGGTCATAATCCTCGACAACAGGACTACGGGTATGACCGGTCACCAGCCCCATCCTTCCTCAGGAATGACCGTACAGGGGGTTTCCACGACGCCCGTGGATATTGAGGCCCTCTGCAGGGCAATTGGCGTGCGGCACGTTTACACCGTCAACCCTAACGACATCGAAGGGACTCAGAGGATCGTGAAGCGGGAAAGCGAACGGTCGGAGCCTTCCGTTATTATCACGAAATCGCCTTGCGTGCTCCTCCCTGAGATGAAGAAACGCAAGGACAGGAAACTCTATGTCGTGATACCGGAGAAATGCAAAGGCTGCAAGACCTGCCTGAAGCTCGGATGTCCTGCGATCGAGTGGGCGCCGCTCACGCCGGAGGAGGCGAAAGAGCTTGGGTACAAGGAGACTCAGGAGGGATATTCGAGGATCAACGCAGTCCTGTGCGACGGCTGCGGACAGTGTGCCCCCCTCTGCAAGTTCAAGGCGATTGTGGTGGCAGGAGAAGAGGGTGGGTAGGACTTCGAACATTCTCCTCTGCGGTGTTGGAGGACAGGGTATATTGCGTGCGAGCGAGGTCGTCTCTTCGGCGCTCATGAACGCGGGATACGATGTGAAGCAGAGCGAAGTGCACGGCATGGCCCAGAGAGGCGGGTCTGTGGTGGCACATCTCCGCTATGGCGGGAAGGTGTATTCTCCGCTTATCGAATATGGCGACGCTGACTTCGCCGTAGCCTTCGAGCTCCTCGAGGCACTCCGGTATCTCCCCTATTACAACAACGAGACCAAGGTGATCGTCAACACCCAGAAGATCTTGCCTGCCCCGGTCTCGATGGGCCTGGAGTCTTATCCCGGCGATGTCCTCGATCAACTCGACAGCAGGGGCATCAAGGCCTTTCCCCTTGATGCCTTTGAGGTGGCGAGGTCTGCAGGAGAGGCAAGGGCGGTCAATATGGTCCTTGTAGGCGCCCTCTCTTTCCTCCTTCCTATTGAGGAAGAGGTCTTCTTTAACGTGATAGAGAAGAGGATGCAGGAGAAGTTGCGCAAGGCGAATCGTGAGGCATTCGTCATAGGGAGGGAAACGATAATGAGGATGCAATGTGCAATGCGATCATGATCCTGTCTCTGGCTTCGAATTGAGTTCAGGAGGTTTTTCGCGGAAATGAAATGATATGGAATGAGGAATTCGAAACGCTCCCCCGTGAAGCTTTGGAAGCGCTTCAGTTGAAGCGGCTGAAATCACTTGTCGAGCGGGTCTATGCCGCCGTCCCTTACTATCGCAGCAGGATGGAAGAGTCAGGTGTGGAGCCTTCGGATATCAAATCTCTCGCCGACCTCCGGAAGCTCCCCTTTACCACGAAAGAAGACCTCAGGATCAATTATCCCTTCGGCCTCTTTGCCGTGCCCTTCGAGAGAGTAGTAAGGATCCACGCCTCTTCGGGAACGACCGGCAAACCCACGGTAGTGGGCTATACAAGGCATGACATAGAATCGTGGGCTGAACTCATGGCGAGGACCCTCTCCTGCGGAGGGGCACATCAGGGTGATGTCGTGCACAATGCTTACGGATACGGGCTCTTTACCGGAGGCCTCGGCGCACA
This region includes:
- a CDS encoding indolepyruvate oxidoreductase subunit beta; its protein translation is MGRTSNILLCGVGGQGILRASEVVSSALMNAGYDVKQSEVHGMAQRGGSVVAHLRYGGKVYSPLIEYGDADFAVAFELLEALRYLPYYNNETKVIVNTQKILPAPVSMGLESYPGDVLDQLDSRGIKAFPLDAFEVARSAGEARAVNMVLVGALSFLLPIEEEVFFNVIEKRMQEKLRKANREAFVIGRETIMRMQCAMRS